The following DNA comes from Hordeum vulgare subsp. vulgare chromosome 3H, MorexV3_pseudomolecules_assembly, whole genome shotgun sequence.
GAAGAGCTCGGCACCAAGGCAAGGCCTGCATAAAAATGTAAGATGTCATGTTATGCATTGCTGAAGATACAAATTCAGGTGTCTTGACTTTATCCTATATATAGAAAAGGTTTTATATCCTATATATAGAAAAGATGCCTTATGTTCTTATCTGAACCTGCCTTCTTGTTAGTTCATCCAGCATAGTATAATTACTTCCACTCAAGAATAAGATGGTCTCAGCCTCACTCAAAGCAACTCAAGGGTATAGCATTATATGTATTATGTAGTACCTTACGCTGAAGAAGTGTCTGGGAAGCACGAAAGGCAGTTCCATGAACCTCTGCAAAATGCCAGACAGAAGTTGCATCGCTCTGTGCAAATGATGCAGAGCATCCTCTCCGGTTGTCACTCCTTTGGCATCCACGCGTGCACGAAGCAAAGATGCCACAGCAAACTTGAAGAGTGAATAGGAATCCTTTTCCAGTTTAcctgacaaattcattcttgtgctGAAGTGTACAGAGTTCAGCTCATAAGAAGAAACAGAAATGAATTGCCGCAGTTCCGAGAAAACTTGGCTATCATTCCTATCTACTCTTCGATGCAAATCTTGTAGGATTGAAGCGTGAGAAAATCTCTCTTCAAGCCTGCAAGGCTCTGAACTGCCAGGTACATTTGAGAAATCTACAGAAAACGCAGTACAAaatgacaaaagtgagcacatgAAAGCAAGCCTGGCTATAGTAGTAAAGCTTTCATGAACCATGTCCCCATGGGATGCAGCAAGCAGATCATAACTCTTGGCTAGGTCACTCAGTCTTAAAGAACAATTAGTCAAAGCTACGAGGACTTGGTTGTTCTCTATGGCTACACTTGAAGATTCATGATGTGGTATGTCTTTGGGAGCAGAAGAATGTGCATTAAGGATGCCAAGAACATCAGTTAAGATCTTAAGAAAAGACGCTCTCAGACTAATGAACCAcctctggaagaagaattcaCGGTCTGAGGAGGCATTAGATGAGAGGACATCATTTGCTAAACATATTCTCTGGCAAATACAAGTGATTTTTTCTTGACAGCCATGCAACTCTAGAGATCCAGCAAGAGTACTGTCAACATCTGTTTCGACACAGTAGAGGTCCTCATGAAGATCTACCTCTGTATTTAGCTCACCAACCAACTTACTGATTGCTGAAGGAAAAAGCAATAGCTTCATCTCAAGTTCTCCGGCAGCAAAAAGAAGCAATGATTTGAACCAAAAACCAAAGGTGCCCGACTCAAAAGCAGCTGAAACTTTTCTAAAGACAAATGACGCTGTGAACCAGAGACCTTCATGGCAACAGTACATGGCAGACCTATAGGCTTCCCAGTAGCTCTGTTTTCTTGTAAGCATCTTGGCCATCCGAAGGGCACACAATTCATGTGCTATCCAAGCAGGAGTAAAGTATATCTTAGGGTCCTCATTTGAATCACCTGATCCCTTATTACCATCTCTGATTTTATAAGTACTCCATGAGATGTGCGCGCACATTATAAGACCGAAGAATTCATATGTGCTGCAATACTGAGGTGCGTTCTGCTGCACACATTCAGTTAGACCCTTGACATTATGGTGAAGATTGCCAGAAGAGCCAGATGTTTTATGACACATATCATGGCAGGCATTTGCAAACTTGAGCGTGCAAATAATTAGATCATGCACTACAGATGAATTATTCTTGCTGCAAAATTCAGTGGAAGCTAACTTTGCCTTGTCAGTGTCAATTTCCATGCAAGACGCTTTGATACTTCTAACCGCTGGTTCAACAGTATCATATGAAGTTCTAAACTGCTCTGGGGAAACAGATGATTCGACACAGTTAGCTGCTACTCCGGAGTAATGACAGGCATTTATTCGAGCAAGTTCTTTCATCAGGCATCTTACTTTATCAAGAGAAGCAGAAGCAGCAGAAGGGTAGCCTGAAACAAGCTTTAGCATAAGGCTAAACAGTGCCCTATATTTCTGTAATTCACAGGAGGGCACTACTTCCTTGCTTCTACAGTTTGCTAGTTGATTGGCCAGAGACATTATATTATCCACTATTGCTGTTAAAATCATATTCAGAGATTTTTCATCCTCCCTTGCTTCATGAGTTGACAGCATGTTGTTTGAAATTCCTTGGTATCCAGTGTATGAGAATGATGAACTCTCCAGAGTGCTTATAGTCTGATGTAGCTTTGTTTGCTTGAgaaagcaaaagaagatatccaaAAGAAATTCAAGAGCAGTATATTGCATCTCCCAGGAAGAACAATGCAAAAACCTTTTAGCAGACAGAGCAAGCTTGGATAACTCAGGAGCCTTGATATGACAGATGCTTGGCTCTTTAACACAGAGCGTCTGAAAAGTACCTTTTCCAATCagataaaaaataaagataagtCTAAATCAGAATGAGCGAAGTCCATTAGCTAGTGTTCACCTTTTGCAGAATTCTGAATGCATAGCTCTTACAATCAAGTGGGAAACCCTCATCATCAATTAGGTGTAATAATAATGTGCCAAAAACAGTGCTGGCAACAGCAGGATAGAGAGTATTTCTGCGAAACATAAAACATAAACATTTCAAAACCATAGTCTT
Coding sequences within:
- the LOC123442720 gene encoding uncharacterized protein LOC123442720 isoform X3 yields the protein MYSKLKFSSHSPDWRPSQLFCLVIRNTLYPAVASTVFGTLLLHLIDDEGFPLDCKSYAFRILQKTLCVKEPSICHIKAPELSKLALSAKRFLHCSSWEMQYTALEFLLDIFFCFLKQTKLHQTISTLESSSFSYTGYQGISNNMLSTHEAREDEKSLNMILTAIVDNIMSLANQLANCRSKEVVPSCELQKYRALFSLMLKLVSGYPSAASASLDKVRCLMKELARINACHYSGVAANCVESSVSPEQFRTSYDTVEPAVRSIKASCMEIDTDKAKLASTEFCSKNNSSVVHDLIICTLKFANACHDMCHKTSGSSGNLHHNVKGLTECVQQNAPQYCSTYEFFGLIMCAHISWSTYKIRDGNKGSGDSNEDPKIYFTPAWIAHELCALRMAKMLTRKQSYWEAYRSAMYCCHEGLWFTASFVFRKVSAAFESGTFGFWFKSLLLFAAGELEMKLLLFPSAISKLVGELNTEVDLHEDLYCVETDVDSTLAGSLELHGCQEKITCICQRICLANDVLSSNASSDREFFFQRWFISLRASFLKILTDVLGILNAHSSAPKDIPHHESSSVAIENNQVLVALTNCSLRLSDLAKSYDLLAASHGDMVHESFTTIARLAFMCSLLSFCTAFSVDFSNVPGSSEPCRLEERFSHASILQDLHRRVDRNDSQVFSELRQFISVSSYELNSVHFSTRMNLSGKLEKDSYSLFKFAVASLLRARVDAKGVTTGEDALHHLHRAMQLLSGILQRFMELPFVLPRHFFSVRPCLGAELFMFDSNPVNKNRISVPPGFQLSLTLCLQWKRVLERTPTRIAKLYCVLATSPSSPLHMAGTRSKHFEMRRTTSEMVGLHSELLQHIKSGGLRKTGGEKSSRFSSETTGLAMAFASFKPAGGGQGFSDCMLDVSSFRRGEHQIAWQACCVDENGRCFSLLPLNDGAVFSVQ
- the LOC123442720 gene encoding uncharacterized protein LOC123442720 isoform X2, whose protein sequence is MESIPAACAMDWSIDLDKGLRSRHLGTRLKALEAAAPRIRDLAASPSVPAAVASAFGVLPAEPRVFAETMLLRLATEFRAATDDSVRARIVRALLPAQGAAWACAEPDQILRKVAAAHGAAGTPRARELALRMFGCLADLAKDSVHVRSLVLSGLRSSNAAEVKAALFAAGCFCKLSEDFSYITLQMLSGLVISPASEAQVIMAAIKTFSKLDCKLAVIRRVHEVGKQLVLGNLEDVFKAEILFALSRLASKSIVLFGDQAALLLSFLGHESSLPMKTMVLKCLCFMFRRNTLYPAVASTVFGTLLLHLIDDEGFPLDCKSYAFRILQKTLCVKEPSICHIKAPELSKLALSAKRFLHCSSWEMQYTALEFLLDIFFCFLKQTKLHQTISTLESSSFSYTGYQGISNNMLSTHEAREDEKSLNMILTAIVDNIMSLANQLANCRSKEVVPSCELQKYRALFSLMLKLVSGYPSAASASLDKVRCLMKELARINACHYSGVAANCVESSVSPEQFRTSYDTVEPAVRSIKASCMEIDTDKAKLASTEFCSKNNSSVVHDLIICTLKFANACHDMCHKTSGSSGNLHHNVKGLTECVQQNAPQYCSTYEFFGLIMCAHISWSTYKIRDGNKGSGDSNEDPKIYFTPAWIAHELCALRMAKMLTRKQSYWEAYRSAMYCCHEDFSNVPGSSEPCRLEERFSHASILQDLHRRVDRNDSQVFSELRQFISVSSYELNSVHFSTRMNLSGKLEKDSYSLFKFAVASLLRARVDAKGVTTGEDALHHLHRAMQLLSGILQRFMELPFVLPRHFFSVRPCLGAELFMFDSNPVNKNRISVPPGFQLSLTLCLQWKRVLERTPTRIAKLYCVLATSPSSPLHMAGTRSKHFEMRRTTSEMVGLHSELLQHIKSGGLRKTGGEKSSRFSSETTGLAMAFASFKPAGGGQGFSDCMLDVSSFRRGEHQIAWQACCVDENGRCFSLLPLNDGAVFSVQ
- the LOC123442720 gene encoding uncharacterized protein LOC123442720 isoform X1 — translated: MESIPAACAMDWSIDLDKGLRSRHLGTRLKALEAAAPRIRDLAASPSVPAAVASAFGVLPAEPRVFAETMLLRLATEFRAATDDSVRARIVRALLPAQGAAWACAEPDQILRKVAAAHGAAGTPRARELALRMFGCLADLAKDSVHVRSLVLSGLRSSNAAEVKAALFAAGCFCKLSEDFSYITLQMLSGLVISPASEAQVIMAAIKTFSKLDCKLAVIRRVHEVGKQLVLGNLEDVFKAEILFALSRLASKSIVLFGDQAALLLSFLGHESSLPMKTMVLKCLCFMFRRNTLYPAVASTVFGTLLLHLIDDEGFPLDCKSYAFRILQKTLCVKEPSICHIKAPELSKLALSAKRFLHCSSWEMQYTALEFLLDIFFCFLKQTKLHQTISTLESSSFSYTGYQGISNNMLSTHEAREDEKSLNMILTAIVDNIMSLANQLANCRSKEVVPSCELQKYRALFSLMLKLVSGYPSAASASLDKVRCLMKELARINACHYSGVAANCVESSVSPEQFRTSYDTVEPAVRSIKASCMEIDTDKAKLASTEFCSKNNSSVVHDLIICTLKFANACHDMCHKTSGSSGNLHHNVKGLTECVQQNAPQYCSTYEFFGLIMCAHISWSTYKIRDGNKGSGDSNEDPKIYFTPAWIAHELCALRMAKMLTRKQSYWEAYRSAMYCCHEGLWFTASFVFRKVSAAFESGTFGFWFKSLLLFAAGELEMKLLLFPSAISKLVGELNTEVDLHEDLYCVETDVDSTLAGSLELHGCQEKITCICQRICLANDVLSSNASSDREFFFQRWFISLRASFLKILTDVLGILNAHSSAPKDIPHHESSSVAIENNQVLVALTNCSLRLSDLAKSYDLLAASHGDMVHESFTTIARLAFMCSLLSFCTAFSVDFSNVPGSSEPCRLEERFSHASILQDLHRRVDRNDSQVFSELRQFISVSSYELNSVHFSTRMNLSGKLEKDSYSLFKFAVASLLRARVDAKGVTTGEDALHHLHRAMQLLSGILQRFMELPFVLPRHFFSVRPCLGAELFMFDSNPVNKNRISVPPGFQLSLTLCLQWKRVLERTPTRIAKLYCVLATSPSSPLHMAGTRSKHFEMRRTTSEMVGLHSELLQHIKSGGLRKTGGEKSSRFSSETTGLAMAFASFKPAGGGQGFSDCMLDVSSFRRGEHQIAWQACCVDENGRCFSLLPLNDGAVFSVQ
- the LOC123442720 gene encoding uncharacterized protein LOC123442720 isoform X4 — encoded protein: MESIPAACAMDWSIDLDKGLRSRHLGTRLKALEAAAPRIRDLAASPSVPAAVASAFGVLPAEPRVFAETMLLRLATEFRAATDDSVRARIVRALLPAQGAAWACAEPDQILRKVAAAHGAAGTPRARELALRMFGCLADLAKDSVHVRSLVLSGLRSSNAAEVKAALFAAGCFCKLSEDFSYITLQMLSGLVISPASEAQVIMAAIKTFSKLDCKLAVIRRVHEVGKQLVLGNLEDVFKAEILFALSRLASKSIVLFGDQAALLLSFLGHESSLPMKTMVLKCLCFMFRRNTLYPAVASTVFGTLLLHLIDDEGFPLDCKSYAFRILQKTLCVKEPSICHIKAPELSKLALSAKRFLHCSSWEMQYTALEFLLDIFFCFLKQTKLHQTISTLESSSFSYTGYQGISNNMLSTHEAREDEKSLNMILTAIVDNIMSLANQLANCRSKEVVPSCELQKYRALFSLMLKLVSGYPSAASASLDKVRCLMKELARINACHYSGVAANCVESSVSPEQFRTSYDTVEPAVRSIKASCMEIDTDKAKLASTEFCSKNNSSVVHDLIICTLKFANACHDMCHKTSGSSGNLHHNVKGLTECVQQNAPQYCSTYEFFGLIMCAHISWSTYKIRDGNKGSGDSNEDPKIYFTPAWIAHELCALRMAKMLTRKQSYWEAYRSAMYCCHEGLWFTASFVFRKVSAAFESGTFGFWFKSLLLFAAGELEMKLLLFPSAISKLVGELNTEVDLHEDLYCVETDVDSTLAGSLELHGCQEKITCICQRICLANDVLSSNASSDREFFFQRFLKCTWQFRALQA